A region from the Hippopotamus amphibius kiboko isolate mHipAmp2 chromosome 15, mHipAmp2.hap2, whole genome shotgun sequence genome encodes:
- the KLHL26 gene encoding kelch-like protein 26 isoform X2 has product MQAALSWARVRSSCVILQLRGCGQAAQCVPVPESMADKNGALKCTFSAPGHSTSLLQGLAALRAQGQLLDVVLTINRETFHAHKVVLAACSDYFRAMFTGGMREASQDVIELKGVSARGLRHIIDFAYSAEVTLDLDCVQDVLGAAVFLQMLPVVELCEEFLKAAMSVETCLNIGHMATTFSLASLKESVDAFTFRHFLQIAEEEDFLHLPLERLVFFLQSNRLQSCAEIDLFRAAVRWLQHDPARRLRASHVLCHIRFPLMRSSDLVDSVQTLDIMVEDVLCRQYLLEAFNYQVLPFRQHEMQSPRTAVRSDVPSLVAFGGTPYTDSDRSVSSKVYQLPEPGARHFRELTEMEVGCSHTCVAVLDNFVYVAGGQHLQYRSGEGAVDACYRYDPHLNRWLRLQAMQESRIQFQLNVLCGMVYATGGRNRAGSLASVERYCPRRNEWGYACSLKRRTWGHAGASAGGRLYISGGYGISVEDKKALHCYDPETDQWEFKAPMSEPRVLHAMVGAGGRIYALGGRMDHVDRCFDVLAVEYYVPETDQWTSVTPMRAGQSEAGCCLLERKIYIVGGYNWRLNNVTGIVQVYNTETDAWERDLHFPESFAGIACAPVLLPRAGTRR; this is encoded by the exons ATGCAAGCTGCTCTTTCctgggcccgggttcgatcctccTGTGTCATCTTACAGCTCCGGGGCTGTGGACAAGCTGCTCAGTGTGTCCCTGTCCCTGAAAG CATGGCCGACAAGAACGGGGCCCTCAAGTGTACCTTCTCAGCCCCTGGCCACAGCACCAGCCTCCTGCAGGGCCTCGCCGCCCTCCGCGCCCAGGGCCAGCTCCTGGACGTCGTGCTCACCATCAACCGAGAGACTTTCCACGCGCACAAGGTGGTCCTGGCTGCCTGCAGCGACTACTTCAG GGCCATGTTCACAGGCGGCATGAGGGAGGCGAGCCAGGACGTTATCGAGCTGAAAGGTGTGTCGGCCCGCGGCCTGCGGCACATCATCGACTTCGCCTATAGTGCCGAGGTGACGCTGGACTTGGACTGCGTGCAGGACGTGCTGGGCGCGGCCGTGTTCCTGCAGATGCTGCCCGTGGTGGAGCTGTGCGAGGAGTTCCTCAAGGCCGCCATGAGCGTGGAGACCTGCCTCAACATCGGCCACATGGCCACCACCTTCAGCCTGGCCTCGCTCAAGGAATCAGTGGACGCCTTCACCTTCCGGCACTTCCTGCAGATTGCCGAGGAGGAGGACTTCCTGCACCTGCCGCTGGAGCGCCTCGTCTTCTTCCTACAGAGCAACCGGCTGCAGAGCTGTGCCGAGATCGACCTGTTCCGCGCGGCGGTCCGCTGGCTGCAGCACGACCCCGCCCGGCGGCTGCGCGCCAGCCACGTGCTGTGCCACATCCGCTTCCCGCTCATGCGCTCCTCGGACCTGGTGGACAGCGTGCAGACGCTGGACATCATGGTGGAGGACGTGCTGTGCCGCCAGTACCTGCTGGAGGCCTTCAACTACCAGGTGCTCCCCTTCCGGCAGCACGAGATGCAGTCTCCGCGCACAGCCGTGCGCTCGGACGTGCCCTCGCTGGTCGCCTTCGGCGGCACGCCCTACACCGACAGCGACCGCTCGGTCAGCAGCAAGGTGTACCAGCTGCCCGAGCCGGGCGCCCGCCACTTCCGCGAGCTGACGGAGATGGAGGTGGGCTGCAGCCACACGTGCGTGGCCGTGCTGGACAACTTCGTGTACGTGGCCGGGGGCCAGCACCTGCAGTACCGCAGCGGCGAGGGCGCTGTGGACGCCTGCTATCGCTACGACCCCCACCTGAACCGCTGGCTGCGCCTGCAGGCCATGCAGGAGAGCCGAATCCAGTTCCAGCTGAACGTGCTGTGCGGCATGGTGTACGCCACGGGCGGCCGCAACCGCGCAGGCAGTCTGGCCTCGGTTGAGCGGTACTGCCCGCGGCGCAACGAGTGGGGCTACGCCTGCTCGCTGAAGCGCCGCACGTGGGGCCACGCGGGCGCCTCGGCCGGGGGCCGTCTCTACATCTCGGGCGGTTACGGCATCTCGGTGGAGGACAAGAAGGCCCTGCACTGCTACGACCCCGAGACCGACCAGTGGGAGTTCAAGGCGCCCATGAGCGAGCCGCGGGTGCTCCACGCCATGGTGGGCGCGGGCGGCCGCATCTACGCCCTTGGCGGCCGCATGGACCACGTGGACCGCTGCTTCGACGTGCTGGCGGTGGAGTACTATGTGCCCGAGACGGACCAGTGGACCAGCGTGACCCCCATGCGGGCCGGCCAGTCGGAGGCCGGC